One window of the Flavobacteriaceae bacterium YJPT1-3 genome contains the following:
- a CDS encoding DNA translocase FtsK 4TM domain-containing protein — translation MAKKKRTTKSTKKTKKTLSLALSKQQKIVLGAFLFFLGLALFFSFISYFFTWQADQSVLQDFANRDTSAQNWLSKFGAGVSHIAIYQGFGIAAFTLAFLLSTTGIYFFFDYAKKQLLNLWFWGILVMIWLAIFFGFFADKNALLGGTVGLEMNDFLQDYLGFIGTILLLAFLAIAYAVIRLRFSPEAAGAYFNKKKADLSTEFKSTESDANLVDHLEEDSPTEVPQTSSEPEREVVMGPSMATAPTPAPPAEHDEVTVEVEEVVEEEELTDTDARSKKLVEDFGEFDPTLELSNYRFPPLELLKDYTKGAGITINQEELEENKNRIVETLKNYKIDIAQIKATVGPTVTLYEIVPEAGIRISKIKNLEDDIALSLSALGIRIIAPIPGKGTIGIEVPNKNPRIVSMRSAVASPRFQNAEMELPLTLGKTISNETFVVDLAKMPHLLMAGATGQGKSVGLNAILTSLLYKKHPAEVKFVLVDPKKVELTLFNKIERHYLAKLPDSEDAIITDNSKVINTLNSLCIEMDARYDLLKDAYVRNIKEYNQKFRNRKLNPNDGHRFLPYIILVVDEFADLIMTAGKEVETPIARLAQLARAIGIHLIIATQRPSVNVITGIIKANFPARIAFRVTSKIDSRTILDAQGADQLIGRGDMLYTSGNDVIRIQCAFVDTPEVDKICEFIGSQKAYPDAYLLPEYVGEESGTGLDIDASDRDVLFREAAEVVVTAQQGSASLLQRKLKLGYNRAGRIVDQLEAAGIVGPFEGSKARQVLITDMTALDAHLNNE, via the coding sequence ATGGCCAAAAAAAAGCGAACAACCAAGTCTACCAAAAAAACGAAAAAAACACTAAGCCTGGCCCTCTCTAAACAACAGAAGATTGTGTTAGGTGCCTTTTTGTTTTTTTTAGGTCTGGCGCTTTTCTTTTCCTTCATTTCGTATTTCTTCACCTGGCAGGCCGATCAAAGTGTACTCCAGGATTTTGCGAATCGTGACACCTCAGCTCAGAATTGGCTAAGTAAGTTTGGTGCCGGTGTAAGTCATATCGCCATCTATCAAGGCTTTGGGATTGCCGCATTTACCCTGGCATTTTTGCTATCCACTACCGGGATCTATTTTTTCTTTGACTACGCTAAAAAGCAACTCCTCAATCTCTGGTTTTGGGGCATCCTCGTGATGATCTGGCTAGCGATTTTCTTCGGCTTTTTCGCAGATAAGAATGCCCTGCTTGGAGGCACCGTTGGTTTGGAAATGAATGATTTTCTTCAGGACTACCTCGGCTTTATCGGAACCATTCTTTTACTGGCCTTTTTAGCCATAGCCTATGCCGTTATTCGATTACGCTTTAGCCCGGAAGCCGCAGGAGCCTATTTCAATAAGAAAAAAGCGGATCTGAGCACAGAATTTAAGTCTACCGAGTCTGACGCCAATCTGGTGGATCATTTAGAGGAAGACAGCCCGACTGAAGTGCCTCAAACTTCTTCTGAACCTGAAAGGGAGGTGGTGATGGGGCCCTCCATGGCCACTGCTCCAACACCCGCACCCCCTGCAGAACACGATGAGGTGACCGTAGAAGTAGAAGAAGTTGTGGAGGAAGAAGAGTTGACCGATACGGATGCCCGCAGTAAAAAATTGGTGGAAGATTTTGGTGAATTTGATCCTACCTTAGAGTTGAGCAATTATCGCTTTCCTCCCTTGGAGTTGCTGAAAGACTATACCAAGGGAGCCGGGATCACCATCAATCAGGAGGAACTGGAAGAAAATAAGAACCGGATTGTAGAGACCCTCAAGAATTATAAGATCGATATCGCCCAGATCAAGGCCACTGTTGGTCCAACGGTGACCCTTTATGAGATCGTTCCCGAGGCGGGAATTCGGATCTCAAAAATCAAGAATCTGGAGGATGACATTGCCTTGTCGCTTTCTGCCTTGGGGATACGGATCATTGCCCCAATCCCCGGAAAAGGCACCATCGGGATCGAGGTGCCCAATAAGAATCCGCGCATTGTCAGCATGCGTTCTGCCGTGGCCTCTCCCCGCTTCCAAAATGCAGAGATGGAGCTGCCCCTGACCTTAGGAAAAACGATCTCCAACGAAACGTTTGTGGTCGATCTGGCCAAAATGCCTCACCTGCTCATGGCCGGAGCCACAGGACAAGGTAAATCGGTGGGATTGAATGCCATTTTGACTTCCCTGCTTTACAAAAAACATCCGGCGGAAGTCAAATTCGTTCTGGTTGATCCCAAAAAAGTGGAATTAACCTTATTCAATAAGATCGAGCGTCATTATCTGGCCAAATTGCCCGATAGCGAAGATGCCATCATAACGGACAACAGTAAGGTGATCAACACCCTAAACTCACTATGTATCGAGATGGACGCTCGGTATGATCTGCTTAAAGATGCTTATGTACGTAACATAAAAGAGTACAATCAAAAATTTAGGAACCGTAAGCTCAATCCAAACGATGGGCATCGTTTTCTGCCTTACATTATTCTAGTGGTTGATGAGTTTGCCGATCTGATCATGACCGCAGGGAAAGAAGTGGAAACTCCTATTGCCCGTTTGGCTCAGTTGGCGAGAGCAATTGGAATCCACCTCATTATCGCTACGCAACGGCCGTCGGTGAATGTGATTACGGGGATCATCAAGGCCAACTTCCCGGCGAGAATTGCCTTTAGGGTAACTTCGAAGATCGATTCGCGAACTATTTTGGATGCCCAGGGTGCCGATCAGTTGATTGGTCGCGGGGATATGTTGTATACTTCCGGTAATGATGTCATTCGTATTCAATGCGCCTTTGTAGACACCCCGGAGGTGGATAAGATTTGTGAGTTTATCGGATCGCAAAAAGCTTATCCTGATGCCTACCTGCTGCCCGAATATGTGGGTGAGGAAAGTGGCACAGGTCTTGATATAGATGCGAGCGACCGCGATGTGCTCTTTCGCGAAGCTGCAGAGGTCGTCGTGACCGCCCAACAAGGTAGTGCTTCCTTGCTTCAGCGAAAGCTTAAATTAGGCTATAACCGAGCCGGTCGTATTGTCGACCAGCTTGAAGCTGCGGGTATCGTAGGTCCTTTTGAAGGGAGTAAAGCCCGACAAGTTTTAATAACCGATATGACTGCGCTCGATGCGCATCTCAATAACGAATAA
- a CDS encoding diacylglycerol kinase family protein, whose product MIDFIKSRFRAFGYAFKGAWLLIKREASIQVQLSCAILVTLAGFYFEISTTEWLIQILAIALVLAVEGLNTAVEEMADFVHPDFHSSIGRVKDIAAGAVTFAALGALIAGVLIYGPRIF is encoded by the coding sequence GTGATCGACTTTATCAAATCGCGTTTCCGGGCTTTTGGTTATGCTTTTAAGGGGGCCTGGTTACTGATCAAACGGGAGGCCAGCATTCAGGTGCAGTTGAGCTGCGCCATTTTGGTCACTCTTGCGGGATTTTACTTTGAGATTTCTACCACAGAATGGCTTATTCAGATTTTAGCCATTGCGCTCGTACTTGCCGTGGAAGGCCTGAATACCGCTGTAGAGGAAATGGCTGATTTTGTGCATCCCGATTTTCACAGCAGTATTGGTCGCGTAAAAGATATCGCTGCGGGCGCCGTGACCTTTGCCGCTTTAGGCGCTCTAATTGCCGGCGTTTTGATTTACGGACCCAGAATCTTTTAG
- the tpx gene encoding thiol peroxidase, translating into MASITLGGNPVHTTGSLPEKGTQAPDFKLVRSDLSEASLGDYQGNSLILNIFPSVDTGVCASSVRKFNEEAAQLEGVQVLCISRDLPFAQARFCGAEGIERVEMLSDFKSGAFGEEYGVTIEEGPFAGLHSRAVVILDEEGKVIYTEQVPEIGQEPNYQQALAQLS; encoded by the coding sequence ATGGCATCCATCACGCTCGGCGGCAATCCCGTCCACACTACAGGCAGTCTTCCTGAAAAAGGCACACAGGCTCCTGATTTTAAATTGGTACGATCAGACCTTTCCGAAGCTTCCCTTGGGGACTACCAGGGTAATTCATTGATCCTCAACATATTTCCCAGTGTAGATACCGGCGTATGCGCGAGTTCCGTACGAAAATTCAATGAAGAAGCCGCTCAACTGGAAGGCGTTCAGGTACTTTGTATCTCTAGAGATCTACCCTTTGCTCAGGCACGTTTTTGTGGCGCTGAAGGGATTGAACGCGTAGAAATGCTCTCCGACTTTAAATCGGGAGCTTTCGGTGAAGAGTACGGTGTCACTATTGAAGAAGGTCCCTTTGCCGGTTTACACTCCAGGGCGGTCGTCATCCTGGATGAGGAGGGGAAGGTCATCTACACCGAGCAAGTTCCTGAAATTGGACAAGAACCCAATTATCAACAAGCTCTGGCTCAACTGTCGTGA
- a CDS encoding thioredoxin family protein has product MIEELKQDNLKELVDTTETVVVQYMAGWCGNCRLMKPKFKKLAAEHDHAKFVLVDAEKYPESRKLATVDNLPTFATFKNGSFQNQVQTNKFELLKDLVDEVARN; this is encoded by the coding sequence ATGATTGAAGAATTAAAACAAGACAACTTAAAAGAGTTGGTCGATACTACAGAAACGGTCGTCGTGCAATACATGGCCGGATGGTGCGGAAATTGTCGCTTGATGAAGCCTAAGTTTAAAAAACTGGCTGCTGAGCATGACCATGCTAAGTTCGTACTCGTAGACGCCGAAAAGTATCCGGAATCGAGAAAGCTGGCTACGGTAGACAACTTGCCTACTTTTGCCACCTTCAAGAACGGAAGCTTTCAAAATCAGGTACAGACCAATAAATTTGAACTCCTAAAAGACCTCGTAGATGAAGTTGCCCGTAATTAG
- a CDS encoding peroxiredoxin: MTLVGKQFPNLNVDAMNEMGDTFKINILKEAKENNKKVLLFWYPKDFTFVCPTELHAFQAALEEFDKRNVMVIGASCDTPEVHFAWLNTPKDNGGIEGVSYPILADSNRNLANRLGILDITNERFDEESGAYEVEGDNVTYRATYLIDEEGTVFHESVNHMPLGRNVNEFMRLIDAYTHVQQKGEVCPANWEEGKEAMNANRDGVASYLKSNA; this comes from the coding sequence ATGACTTTAGTAGGAAAACAATTTCCAAACTTGAATGTGGACGCCATGAATGAAATGGGCGACACTTTTAAAATCAACATTTTGAAGGAAGCCAAAGAAAACAACAAAAAAGTATTGCTTTTCTGGTATCCAAAAGATTTCACCTTTGTTTGCCCTACTGAATTGCATGCTTTTCAAGCCGCATTAGAAGAATTTGACAAACGCAATGTAATGGTGATTGGGGCTTCCTGCGACACTCCTGAAGTACATTTCGCCTGGTTGAATACGCCTAAAGACAATGGAGGAATTGAAGGAGTATCCTACCCCATTTTGGCAGACTCTAATCGTAACCTGGCCAATCGTCTGGGTATTTTAGACATCACCAATGAGCGTTTCGACGAGGAGAGCGGTGCCTATGAAGTAGAAGGTGACAATGTCACTTATCGTGCGACTTACCTTATCGATGAAGAGGGTACCGTTTTTCACGAAAGTGTAAATCATATGCCTTTGGGGCGTAACGTCAATGAATTTATGCGCTTAATAGACGCGTATACTCACGTTCAGCAAAAAGGAGAAGTATGTCCAGCGAATTGGGAAGAAGGAAAGGAAGCCATGAACGCCAATCGCGACGGAGTTGCCTCTTACCTAAAATCAAACGCCTAA
- the nhaC gene encoding Na+/H+ antiporter NhaC: MAQPPQFPKDDHIQENKELSIGEALIPVIALVGMLFYNVFYAFGDDALSGSNQFVLLLGAAVAAIVGIYNKVNWDTMIDEVAKNIMSTTGAILILLMVGALAGTWLVSGIIPTMIYYGLQILNPTIFLASCVIICAVISVATGSSWTTSATVGIALIGIAEALGISLGMTAGAVLSGAYFGDKLSPLSDTTNLAPAMAGTDLFTHIRYMTFTTVPTVIVTLIVFIIIGFTIEPEGVVDTQIILNSIESSFHISPWLFVVPALVIVLIIKKTPPLIALLFGTLLGGAAALFFQPEIVTALGGGERLDVLTGYRGIMNAITVETSIATDNESLNELFSSGGMKGMLGTIWLIICAMVFGGIMDAIGALATISKALLNLFQSTFGLFASTVASCLALNVTASDQYLAIVVPGKMYSKAFRDKGLAPENLSRTLEDSGTVTSVLVPWNTCGAYQSGVLGVSVGEYFVYAIFNWLSPFMTLLFAAFNIKIRQLTAAETAVE, translated from the coding sequence ATGGCGCAACCTCCGCAATTCCCCAAAGACGATCATATTCAAGAAAACAAAGAATTATCCATTGGGGAGGCCTTGATACCGGTGATTGCACTGGTGGGTATGCTTTTCTACAATGTGTTTTACGCTTTTGGAGATGACGCCCTTTCCGGTTCCAACCAATTTGTACTCTTACTGGGAGCCGCCGTAGCGGCTATCGTAGGTATTTACAACAAGGTTAATTGGGATACCATGATCGACGAAGTGGCCAAGAATATCATGTCGACCACCGGAGCGATACTCATCCTGCTCATGGTAGGTGCTTTGGCCGGAACCTGGCTGGTGAGCGGCATCATTCCTACCATGATCTATTACGGACTGCAAATTCTGAATCCCACTATATTTTTAGCCTCTTGCGTGATCATCTGTGCGGTGATCTCTGTGGCTACCGGAAGTAGTTGGACCACTTCAGCGACTGTTGGGATTGCCTTGATCGGTATCGCTGAAGCTTTGGGTATATCGCTGGGGATGACCGCCGGAGCGGTACTTTCCGGGGCTTATTTTGGTGATAAACTCTCCCCTTTGAGTGATACCACTAACCTAGCCCCTGCCATGGCCGGGACTGATCTGTTTACGCATATTCGATACATGACCTTTACCACCGTTCCCACGGTCATTGTAACCCTGATTGTATTTATCATCATTGGTTTTACCATCGAGCCGGAAGGGGTGGTCGACACCCAGATCATCCTGAATTCCATCGAATCTTCCTTTCATATCAGTCCGTGGCTCTTTGTAGTCCCCGCCCTTGTCATTGTACTGATCATTAAAAAGACACCACCGCTTATCGCCTTGCTTTTCGGCACCTTGTTAGGAGGGGCGGCAGCCTTATTTTTCCAACCGGAAATCGTCACCGCCTTAGGCGGTGGTGAACGCCTGGACGTTCTGACCGGATATCGTGGCATCATGAATGCCATCACGGTCGAGACTTCAATTGCCACCGATAATGAAAGCCTGAATGAGTTGTTTTCTTCAGGAGGAATGAAAGGAATGCTGGGTACCATCTGGCTTATCATTTGCGCTATGGTTTTTGGCGGCATCATGGACGCTATCGGAGCCCTGGCCACCATCAGTAAGGCCTTACTCAATCTTTTCCAATCTACTTTTGGCCTGTTCGCAAGTACGGTGGCGAGTTGTTTGGCACTTAATGTGACTGCAAGTGACCAATACCTGGCCATAGTCGTGCCGGGCAAAATGTATAGCAAAGCTTTCCGAGATAAAGGATTGGCTCCCGAAAATTTGAGTCGGACCCTGGAAGATTCGGGTACAGTTACTTCGGTATTAGTCCCCTGGAATACCTGTGGAGCCTACCAAAGTGGAGTGTTGGGTGTAAGTGTGGGTGAGTATTTTGTGTACGCTATCTTCAATTGGTTGAGTCCGTTTATGACCTTACTTTTCGCCGCGTTCAATATTAAAATTCGCCAACTTACTGCTGCTGAGACTGCTGTGGAATAA
- a CDS encoding aminotransferase class I/II-fold pyridoxal phosphate-dependent enzyme: MSFKPAYHIQDLQYFGEFGGVNPSISDSSTYTFLSAKTMFDTFEGNAEGCYLYSRHSTPSNLYLGQALAAMEGTETATVTASGMGAITAVLMQLCAGGEEVVSSRTIYGGTYAYLKNFAPRFGVKTHFVDITDLAAVEAAITTKTRVLYCESVSNPLLEVADIQTLAQLAKKHDLQLVVDNTFSPLSISPKQLGADVVIHSLTKFINGTSDTVGGVICGTQEFIDQLRNVNDGAAMLLGATMDSLRAASILKNLRTLHLRMHKHSKNAQYLAEQFQRDGLKTVYPGLASHPGHDVFAKQMNPSYGFGGMLTIDVGSLDRANALMELMQERNLGYLAVSLGFYKTLFSAPGTSTSSEIPEEEQKAMGLSDGLIRFSVGLDEDIERTHRMMRDCMEHLSILETLNV; this comes from the coding sequence ATGAGTTTCAAACCCGCTTATCACATACAGGATCTTCAATATTTTGGAGAATTCGGGGGTGTGAATCCGTCCATTTCAGATTCTTCCACCTACACTTTCCTTTCTGCAAAAACCATGTTTGACACCTTTGAGGGTAATGCCGAAGGCTGTTACCTCTACTCGCGTCATTCTACACCTTCTAATCTCTACCTGGGGCAGGCGCTCGCAGCCATGGAAGGAACCGAGACCGCTACGGTCACGGCCAGTGGTATGGGAGCCATTACCGCGGTATTGATGCAGTTATGTGCCGGAGGGGAAGAGGTCGTTTCCAGCCGAACCATTTACGGGGGTACCTATGCCTACCTTAAGAATTTTGCGCCGCGATTTGGGGTGAAAACTCACTTTGTGGACATTACGGACCTGGCAGCTGTAGAAGCAGCCATCACTACCAAAACCCGGGTTCTGTATTGCGAGAGCGTCAGTAATCCACTACTGGAGGTGGCCGATATCCAGACGTTAGCCCAATTGGCCAAAAAACACGATTTACAATTAGTGGTTGACAATACGTTCTCCCCACTTTCCATCTCCCCCAAGCAATTAGGCGCTGACGTCGTAATTCACAGTCTTACCAAGTTCATTAACGGGACTTCAGACACCGTGGGCGGCGTCATTTGCGGTACTCAGGAATTCATTGATCAACTCCGTAACGTTAACGACGGTGCAGCCATGCTCTTGGGAGCGACCATGGACAGTCTGCGAGCGGCATCCATCCTGAAAAATCTTCGAACCTTGCATTTGCGCATGCACAAGCACAGCAAAAATGCACAATATTTAGCCGAACAATTCCAAAGGGACGGATTGAAGACCGTGTATCCCGGATTGGCCTCGCATCCTGGTCATGACGTCTTCGCTAAACAGATGAATCCCTCCTACGGTTTTGGCGGTATGCTTACTATTGACGTAGGCTCTTTAGATCGCGCTAATGCCCTGATGGAATTGATGCAAGAGCGTAATTTGGGTTATCTGGCAGTAAGTTTAGGCTTTTACAAAACCCTGTTCAGTGCCCCCGGAACCTCTACCTCTTCAGAGATCCCCGAAGAAGAACAAAAAGCCATGGGACTCAGTGATGGATTGATCCGCTTTTCAGTCGGATTGGATGAAGACATCGAACGTACCCATCGCATGATGCGTGACTGCATGGAGCATCTGAGTATTTTGGAGACCTTAAACGTATAA
- a CDS encoding Lrp/AsnC family transcriptional regulator: MKLDVIDKRLLALLQADSKQTTKALAHQLDLSATAVYERIKKLERKGVISSYVALLDPAQVKRDFVVFCHVRLTQHSKNYLQTFEKAVVALDEVSECVHVSGDYDYILKVHVADMQAYRAFMVNKLTTLDHIGSTQSMFVINRVKYSTALNV; the protein is encoded by the coding sequence ATGAAGTTAGATGTTATCGATAAGCGGTTATTGGCCTTGCTCCAGGCTGACAGTAAGCAGACCACTAAAGCGTTGGCACACCAGCTTGATCTCTCGGCCACCGCCGTTTACGAACGGATCAAGAAACTGGAGCGCAAGGGGGTGATCTCCAGTTATGTCGCCTTACTGGATCCTGCACAGGTGAAGCGGGATTTTGTGGTCTTTTGTCACGTGCGCCTCACTCAACACAGTAAAAACTATCTACAAACCTTTGAAAAAGCCGTTGTGGCTCTGGATGAGGTCTCAGAATGTGTGCACGTCAGTGGGGACTACGATTATATTTTGAAGGTGCATGTGGCTGATATGCAGGCTTATCGTGCATTTATGGTCAATAAATTGACTACTTTAGATCATATTGGAAGCACACAAAGTATGTTTGTCATCAACCGTGTAAAATATTCTACCGCGCTCAATGTTTGA
- a CDS encoding CPBP family glutamic-type intramembrane protease — MFDLKQAQQLHQGWLGAEFLALFVLLPVSFSMPYPIVYKIGLTLAGFIYILIVLYQNEYRLFQSITLNWTAFWKSVGIRFIGIAIVTLLYVYWQDKSLLFFVPRNNPGLFGIIVLVYALLSVWPQEVIYRTFFFERYKHWFKDQRLLCFVNAIVFSLAHLFFRNTLVLLLTFLGGLLFAFTYLRFKSTLAVSVEHAIYGNWLFAIGMGEMLAFPGMEAP; from the coding sequence ATGTTTGATCTAAAACAAGCACAACAGCTGCATCAGGGCTGGTTGGGAGCGGAGTTTTTAGCGCTCTTCGTACTGCTGCCGGTTAGTTTCAGCATGCCTTATCCTATAGTGTATAAAATAGGACTTACCCTTGCTGGATTCATCTACATTTTGATTGTCCTGTACCAAAATGAATATCGGTTGTTCCAGTCCATCACGCTCAATTGGACCGCCTTTTGGAAATCGGTGGGTATCCGATTTATAGGCATCGCCATAGTGACCCTGCTGTATGTGTACTGGCAGGACAAATCGCTGTTGTTTTTTGTGCCACGCAACAATCCGGGACTGTTCGGGATCATCGTGTTGGTGTATGCCCTATTGTCTGTTTGGCCACAGGAAGTGATTTACCGTACTTTTTTCTTTGAGCGGTACAAGCATTGGTTTAAAGACCAACGTTTGCTCTGTTTTGTCAATGCCATCGTGTTTTCACTGGCCCATTTATTTTTTCGAAATACCCTCGTGCTCCTCCTCACCTTTTTAGGAGGCTTATTGTTTGCGTTCACCTACCTCCGGTTTAAATCTACTCTTGCGGTCAGTGTGGAGCACGCGATTTACGGCAATTGGCTCTTTGCCATCGGCATGGGCGAAATGCTTGCATTTCCGGGGATGGAGGCTCCCTGA
- the lpdA gene encoding dihydrolipoyl dehydrogenase: MSTYDVAVIGSGPGGYVAAIRCAQLGMKTAIIEKYDTLGGTCLNVGCIPSKALLDSSHHYEDAVKHFEEHGIEIPGEVKINFEKMLSRKQGVVDQTTKGIDFLMDKNKIEVYHGMGSFKDATHIEIIKSKGKSETIEAKHIIIATGSKPSTLPFITIDKERIITSTEALSLKEIPKHMIVIGGGVIGLELGQVYKRLGAEVTVVEYMDRIIPTMDSAQSKELMKVMKKQKVKFALAHKVTAVERKGEEVTVTATDKKGEEVQFKGDYCLVSVGRHAYTDKLNLEAVGLKTDDRGRVEVNEHLQTQVKNIYAIGDVVRGAMLAHKAEEEGVFAAETIAGQKPHIDYNLIPGVVYTWPEVASVGKTEEQLKEAGVEYKSGQFPMRALGRSRASGDIDGFVKILADAQTDEVLGVHMVGARVADLIAEAVTAMEFRASAEDIARMSHSHPTYAEAVKEAALAATEDRALHV; encoded by the coding sequence ATGAGTACATATGATGTTGCCGTGATTGGTTCGGGCCCCGGAGGCTACGTAGCCGCAATCCGATGCGCACAATTAGGAATGAAGACCGCCATTATTGAGAAATACGATACCCTTGGAGGCACCTGCCTCAATGTAGGCTGTATTCCTTCGAAAGCCTTACTCGATTCTTCTCATCATTATGAAGACGCCGTCAAGCATTTTGAAGAGCACGGGATCGAAATTCCCGGAGAGGTGAAGATCAATTTTGAGAAAATGCTTTCGCGAAAGCAAGGCGTAGTGGATCAAACCACTAAAGGGATTGATTTCCTGATGGATAAAAACAAGATTGAGGTCTACCATGGGATGGGATCCTTTAAGGATGCTACTCATATAGAGATCATTAAATCCAAAGGAAAATCGGAGACCATAGAGGCCAAACACATCATCATTGCCACAGGAAGTAAGCCCAGCACTTTGCCCTTCATTACCATTGATAAGGAGCGTATCATTACGTCTACCGAAGCCTTGTCTCTAAAAGAAATCCCTAAGCACATGATCGTGATCGGGGGTGGGGTCATTGGTCTCGAACTGGGCCAGGTATACAAGCGATTGGGTGCTGAAGTTACGGTCGTTGAATATATGGACCGCATCATTCCAACCATGGACAGTGCGCAGAGTAAAGAATTAATGAAAGTGATGAAAAAGCAAAAAGTCAAATTTGCACTTGCTCATAAAGTCACTGCCGTAGAGCGTAAAGGCGAAGAAGTCACCGTTACTGCCACCGATAAAAAAGGAGAGGAAGTGCAGTTCAAGGGAGACTATTGTTTAGTATCTGTAGGTCGTCACGCCTATACCGATAAACTCAACTTGGAAGCGGTCGGTCTGAAAACCGATGATCGGGGTAGAGTGGAGGTCAACGAACATCTACAGACTCAGGTAAAGAACATCTATGCGATTGGAGATGTGGTACGCGGAGCGATGTTGGCCCATAAAGCGGAAGAAGAAGGCGTTTTTGCAGCGGAAACGATAGCCGGACAAAAACCTCACATAGACTATAATCTTATTCCGGGCGTGGTGTACACCTGGCCGGAAGTGGCTTCTGTGGGTAAAACAGAGGAGCAGTTGAAAGAAGCCGGGGTGGAGTACAAGTCGGGACAATTCCCCATGCGGGCGTTAGGGCGTAGTCGTGCCAGTGGTGACATTGACGGATTTGTCAAAATCCTGGCCGATGCCCAAACGGATGAGGTACTTGGAGTTCATATGGTGGGCGCCCGGGTCGCCGACCTGATTGCTGAGGCTGTGACGGCCATGGAATTCCGCGCAAGCGCAGAAGATATCGCACGCATGTCTCACTCGCATCCCACTTATGCGGAAGCGGTCAAAGAGGCTGCATTGGCGGCCACGGAAGATCGAGCCTTACACGTTTAA
- a CDS encoding NAD(P)-dependent alcohol dehydrogenase, with the protein MKAKAAVVSEKEADFKIQEVELAPITDREVLIKIKATGLCHTDLAVKDGMLPTNYPVVLGHEGSGIVEEVGSAVEGLKKGDHVVLSYGSCGTCRTCLEGKPAYCVDFEGLNFTNKRLRSKEHIYKKPAELHGVFFQQSSFGTYAIASDRNVVKIKKDVPLELMGPLGCGIQTGAGAVMNTINPNPGTSIAVFGTGSVGLSAVMAAKNAGCSVIIAVDINPDRLELAKELGATHTINSKEVDEVPEAIKEIIKGGVSNAVECSGVAEVANQAYNSLFNTGTLAIVGAPPGGTDYAFDANSWILSGISIRGVVEGDSIVPVYIPRLVELYCQGRFPFDKLVTYYDFENINEAVRDMEEGKVIKPILRM; encoded by the coding sequence ATGAAAGCTAAAGCTGCTGTTGTATCGGAAAAAGAAGCCGATTTTAAAATTCAGGAAGTAGAACTTGCCCCCATAACCGATCGGGAGGTTCTGATTAAGATCAAAGCTACCGGATTGTGCCATACCGACCTGGCCGTAAAGGATGGCATGCTTCCAACCAATTATCCCGTAGTATTGGGTCACGAAGGCTCAGGTATCGTTGAAGAAGTTGGAAGTGCCGTTGAAGGTTTAAAGAAAGGGGATCACGTAGTATTAAGTTACGGATCTTGCGGCACGTGCAGAACCTGCCTGGAAGGTAAACCGGCTTACTGTGTCGACTTTGAGGGACTCAATTTTACCAACAAGCGCTTACGCAGCAAAGAACATATTTATAAAAAACCTGCAGAATTACACGGTGTATTTTTCCAACAATCGTCGTTTGGAACTTATGCCATTGCATCCGATCGGAACGTGGTCAAAATAAAAAAGGATGTACCTCTGGAACTGATGGGACCGCTTGGCTGTGGAATACAAACCGGAGCAGGAGCCGTGATGAATACCATCAATCCCAATCCGGGAACCAGCATTGCTGTCTTTGGAACGGGATCAGTAGGTCTTTCGGCCGTAATGGCAGCAAAGAATGCAGGGTGCTCCGTGATCATCGCCGTGGATATTAATCCCGACCGTCTAGAATTGGCCAAGGAGCTCGGGGCCACACATACCATCAACTCTAAAGAAGTGGACGAGGTACCCGAGGCGATTAAAGAAATCATTAAAGGAGGCGTAAGCAATGCCGTAGAATGCTCCGGTGTCGCCGAAGTGGCCAACCAGGCCTATAATTCACTTTTCAATACAGGAACTTTGGCCATTGTTGGGGCGCCTCCGGGAGGTACGGACTATGCTTTTGATGCTAACTCCTGGATTTTATCGGGAATCAGTATTCGTGGAGTTGTAGAAGGAGACAGCATTGTTCCCGTATACATTCCACGATTGGTGGAACTGTACTGTCAAGGTCGTTTCCCCTTTGATAAATTGGTCACCTACTACGATTTTGAGAACATCAATGAAGCCGTTCGCGATATGGAGGAAGGCAAGGTTATCAAACCTATACTGCGTATGTAA